The following proteins are encoded in a genomic region of Pelodictyon phaeoclathratiforme BU-1:
- a CDS encoding S66 peptidase family protein: MKTITPKALHKGDTIGLISPSSHCAYPEKIGQAIGYLEKNGYQVKPSRHLNCIDTDPAIADQHKLHDLHEMFREPAIKAIICLRGGAGASRLLKKIDYSLIADNPKIFVGYSDITALSLALFAKTGLISFSGPMLTTELYEPTPYTEEHFWEMLTSPSYALSLRNHPAHPVTCIRAGEAEGSLIGGNLSVLSSMIGTPYLPSLNDALLFLEDINEPAYRIDRMLSHLDNAALLASCKGVLFGQFGNGAENTKEEHLRLQNIFAYYSEHAHTNGPVMRGLSYGHIRNLMTIPVGARFKMRVTETGDFSLGALHPVIEE; encoded by the coding sequence ATGAAAACCATTACCCCAAAAGCCCTGCACAAGGGAGATACCATTGGCCTGATCTCACCCTCGTCACATTGCGCCTATCCAGAAAAAATTGGGCAGGCAATCGGTTATCTCGAAAAAAACGGTTACCAGGTCAAGCCCTCGCGCCACCTCAACTGTATTGATACCGATCCGGCAATTGCCGACCAGCACAAACTGCATGATCTGCATGAGATGTTCCGCGAACCCGCCATAAAGGCAATCATCTGCCTGCGAGGAGGAGCCGGAGCTTCAAGACTGCTAAAAAAAATAGATTATAGCCTCATAGCGGACAATCCGAAAATATTTGTCGGCTATTCGGACATTACTGCATTGTCGCTCGCCCTCTTTGCAAAAACAGGCCTGATCAGTTTTTCAGGGCCGATGCTCACCACAGAACTGTACGAACCGACACCCTACACCGAAGAGCATTTTTGGGAAATGCTCACCTCACCCTCCTATGCACTTTCGCTTCGGAACCACCCGGCCCACCCCGTAACCTGCATCAGAGCGGGTGAAGCTGAGGGGAGCCTGATCGGCGGCAATCTCTCCGTCCTCTCTTCAATGATCGGAACGCCCTATCTGCCCTCATTAAATGACGCGCTGCTTTTTCTGGAAGACATTAACGAACCGGCATACCGCATCGACAGAATGCTCTCGCATCTCGACAACGCGGCCTTACTTGCGTCATGCAAGGGAGTTCTTTTCGGCCAGTTCGGCAATGGCGCGGAGAATACAAAAGAGGAACATCTCCGCTTGCAAAATATCTTTGCCTATTACAGCGAACACGCCCATACCAATGGCCCGGTAATGAGGGGGCTCTCTTATGGCCATATCAGAAATCTGATGACTATCCCTGTTGGAGCCCGATTCAAAATGCGGGTTACTGAAACAGGCGACTTTTCTCTCGGAGCACTCCATCCGGTCATCGAAGAGTAG
- a CDS encoding F0F1 ATP synthase subunit epsilon yields MANSDKGFHIEIVTPLKLHFSGEIVSVTAPGELGQFQVLKNHAPLLSSLTKGTVKLALADRSEQSFSILDGFFEVSSNKAILLTETIS; encoded by the coding sequence ATGGCGAATTCCGATAAAGGCTTTCACATAGAGATCGTCACTCCCCTGAAGCTTCATTTTTCAGGGGAAATTGTCAGTGTCACGGCACCGGGTGAGCTTGGTCAGTTTCAGGTACTGAAAAACCATGCACCATTGCTCTCCTCTCTGACAAAAGGAACGGTCAAACTTGCCTTGGCAGATCGTAGCGAACAATCGTTTTCAATCCTTGACGGTTTTTTTGAAGTCAGCAGCAACAAGGCAATTCTGCTGACCGAAACCATTTCCTGA
- the atpD gene encoding F0F1 ATP synthase subunit beta has translation MQEGKISQIIGPVVDVDFPEGRLPSILDALTVTRADGTKLVLETQQHLGEERVRTVAMESTDGLVRGMNVTHTGKPIQVPVGLEVLGRMLNVVGDPIDGRGPVNTKKSYSIHRLAPRFDEISTKAEMFETGIKVIDLLEPYSRGGKTGLFGGAGVGKTVLIMELINNIAKQQSGFSVFAGVGERTREGNDLWHEMMESGVIDKTALVFGQMNEPPGARQRVALTGLSIAEYFRDEEGRDVLLFIDNIFRFTQAGSEVSALLGRMPSAVGYQPTLATEMGELQDRIVSTKKGSVTSVQAIYVPADDLTDPAPATAFAHLDATTVLSRSIAELGIYPAVDPLDSTSRILDPNIVGDDHYDTAQAVKQLLQRYKDLQDIIAILGMDELSDEDKLVVSRARKVQRFLSQPFFVAEAFTGLAGKYVKLEETIKGFKEIIAGRHDNLPESAFYLVGTIEEAVEKAKTL, from the coding sequence GATGTCGATTTCCCTGAAGGGCGGCTTCCGTCAATTCTGGACGCGCTGACTGTAACAAGAGCTGACGGCACCAAACTCGTTCTGGAAACGCAACAGCATCTTGGAGAAGAACGTGTCCGTACTGTTGCCATGGAGAGCACAGACGGCCTTGTACGAGGCATGAACGTTACCCATACAGGCAAACCAATACAAGTCCCTGTTGGTCTTGAGGTTCTTGGCAGAATGCTGAACGTTGTCGGAGACCCGATTGACGGTCGCGGCCCTGTCAATACCAAAAAAAGTTACTCGATCCACCGTCTGGCACCAAGATTTGACGAAATCTCGACAAAGGCCGAGATGTTTGAAACCGGTATCAAGGTTATCGATCTTCTTGAGCCTTACTCCCGAGGTGGTAAAACAGGTCTTTTCGGCGGCGCAGGTGTAGGCAAAACCGTTTTGATCATGGAACTGATCAATAATATTGCCAAACAACAGTCCGGATTCAGCGTCTTTGCCGGGGTCGGCGAACGAACCCGTGAAGGAAACGACTTGTGGCATGAAATGATGGAGTCCGGCGTTATCGACAAAACGGCTCTTGTTTTTGGCCAGATGAACGAACCTCCAGGCGCCCGTCAGAGAGTCGCGCTTACCGGCTTGAGTATTGCCGAGTATTTCCGTGACGAAGAAGGGCGTGACGTGCTGCTCTTTATTGACAATATCTTCCGCTTTACCCAGGCAGGTTCGGAAGTCTCCGCACTTCTCGGACGTATGCCGAGCGCCGTAGGCTATCAGCCTACCCTGGCAACAGAGATGGGTGAACTTCAGGACAGGATTGTTTCCACCAAGAAGGGTTCTGTTACCTCTGTACAGGCCATTTATGTTCCTGCAGATGATCTTACCGATCCTGCGCCGGCAACTGCGTTTGCTCACCTTGATGCAACAACGGTGCTTTCGCGCTCAATTGCCGAGCTTGGTATCTATCCTGCTGTTGATCCCCTTGACTCAACATCGCGCATTCTCGACCCGAACATTGTCGGCGACGATCATTACGATACTGCCCAGGCCGTCAAACAGCTTCTGCAGCGCTACAAGGATCTTCAGGATATTATCGCTATTCTCGGTATGGATGAGCTGAGTGATGAGGATAAACTTGTTGTTTCAAGAGCAAGAAAAGTACAGCGCTTCCTTTCGCAGCCATTTTTCGTTGCCGAAGCCTTTACCGGTCTGGCAGGTAAATATGTGAAGCTTGAAGAGACCATCAAAGGCTTCAAGGAGATCATCGCAGGAAGGCATGACAATTTGCCCGAAAGTGCATTTTACCTGGTCGGAACCATTGAGGAAGCCGTAGAGAAAGCAAAAACGCTCTAA